One stretch of Streptomyces sp. 135 DNA includes these proteins:
- the dcd gene encoding dCTP deaminase: MLLSDKDIRAEIDSGRVRIDPYDESMVQPSSIDVRLDRYFRVFENHRYPHIDPSVEQADLTRLVEPEGDEPFILHPGEFVLASTYEVVGLPDDLASRLEGKSSLGRLGLVTHSTAGFIDPGFSGHVTLELSNLATLPIKLWPGMKIGQLCLFRLTSPAEEPYGSERYGSRYQGQRGPTASRSFLNFHRTQV, encoded by the coding sequence GTGCTTCTCTCAGACAAGGACATCCGGGCCGAGATCGACTCCGGACGGGTACGGATCGACCCGTACGACGAATCCATGGTGCAGCCCTCGAGCATCGATGTGCGGCTGGACCGCTACTTCCGGGTGTTCGAGAATCACCGCTACCCCCACATCGACCCCTCCGTGGAGCAGGCCGACCTGACGCGGCTCGTGGAGCCCGAGGGCGACGAACCGTTCATCCTCCACCCCGGGGAGTTCGTGCTGGCCTCCACGTACGAGGTCGTCGGCCTTCCCGATGATCTCGCCAGCCGGCTGGAGGGCAAGTCCAGCCTCGGGCGGCTCGGGCTCGTCACGCACTCCACCGCAGGGTTCATCGACCCCGGGTTCTCGGGGCACGTGACCCTGGAGCTGTCGAATCTGGCGACCCTGCCGATCAAGCTCTGGCCGGGCATGAAGATCGGGCAGCTCTGCCTGTTCCGGCTGACCTCGCCCGCCGAGGAGCCCTACGGCTCGGAGCGGTACGGGTCGCGTTACCAGGGGCAGCGCGGGCCGACCGCCTCCCGGTCCTTCCTCAATTTCCATCGGACACAGGTGTGA
- a CDS encoding FG-GAP repeat protein yields MRTRIRTRTLALAAATTLAATGLALPLTATAASAAPSERPPLTSDFDGDGYADLAVGVPSGTVDGKARAGYVSVVFGGADGPGSGGVRRITQATVEVPGTPETGDLFGGAVTTAHVDDDKYADLVIGAPGEDIDGKADAGSVTVLYGTGDGFALADTAARGEKAGDAYGMSLAAADFTGDTDVDLAIGGKDKVVANLNPFAARTEPVMADRMGGRAPVMTTGDFDSDGRPELAIAYYTQNQPYTQSHIQLYSYNTDVSRFTGYWNSDNGAANALAAGDFNGDGHDDLALGNCREIADENIDDPCGPERFAKGGGIHIHYGSSRGLIWEGQTLNQDTPGVPGVAETGDDFGNALAAADIDGDGKDDLIAGAPGEAIGSAARAGSVTVLKGGAKGILDASGAASAVAYQQDSPGIPGVAEKGDAFGTALLTADHDGDGRPDLSVAAPGENASAGGVWELPSVTASGVTAITPKSIGLPASSHPYAYGAVLAR; encoded by the coding sequence GTGCGCACACGCATACGCACACGCACCCTCGCCCTCGCCGCGGCCACCACGCTGGCCGCCACCGGCCTGGCCCTCCCCCTCACGGCCACCGCGGCCTCCGCCGCGCCCTCCGAACGCCCGCCCCTGACCAGTGACTTCGACGGCGACGGCTACGCGGACCTCGCCGTCGGCGTGCCCTCCGGCACCGTCGACGGCAAGGCGCGGGCCGGCTACGTCAGCGTCGTCTTCGGCGGCGCTGACGGCCCGGGCTCCGGCGGCGTACGCCGCATCACCCAGGCCACCGTCGAGGTGCCCGGCACCCCCGAGACCGGTGACCTCTTCGGCGGCGCGGTCACCACCGCGCACGTGGACGACGACAAGTACGCCGACCTCGTCATCGGAGCCCCCGGCGAGGACATCGACGGCAAGGCGGACGCGGGCTCCGTCACCGTCCTGTACGGCACCGGTGACGGCTTCGCCCTGGCCGACACCGCCGCCCGCGGCGAGAAGGCCGGCGACGCGTACGGCATGTCGCTGGCCGCCGCCGACTTCACCGGCGACACCGACGTCGACCTGGCGATCGGCGGCAAGGACAAGGTCGTCGCCAACCTCAACCCGTTCGCGGCACGCACCGAGCCCGTCATGGCCGACCGCATGGGCGGCCGCGCCCCTGTCATGACGACCGGCGACTTCGACTCCGACGGCCGTCCCGAGCTGGCCATCGCGTACTACACGCAGAACCAGCCCTACACGCAGTCCCACATCCAGCTCTACAGCTACAACACGGACGTGTCCCGGTTCACCGGGTACTGGAACAGCGACAACGGCGCCGCGAACGCGCTGGCCGCCGGCGACTTCAACGGCGACGGCCACGACGACCTCGCACTCGGCAACTGCCGCGAGATAGCCGACGAGAACATCGACGATCCCTGCGGCCCGGAGCGGTTCGCCAAGGGCGGCGGCATCCACATCCACTACGGGAGCAGCCGCGGGCTCATATGGGAGGGCCAGACCCTCAACCAGGACACCCCGGGCGTGCCCGGCGTCGCCGAGACGGGTGACGACTTCGGCAACGCCCTCGCCGCCGCCGACATCGACGGCGACGGCAAGGACGACCTGATCGCGGGCGCCCCCGGCGAGGCCATCGGCAGCGCGGCCCGCGCGGGGAGCGTCACGGTCCTCAAGGGCGGCGCGAAGGGCATCCTCGACGCGTCGGGGGCGGCGAGCGCGGTCGCGTACCAGCAGGACTCCCCCGGCATCCCCGGCGTCGCGGAGAAGGGCGACGCGTTCGGCACGGCCCTCCTCACCGCCGACCACGACGGCGACGGCCGCCCCGACCTGTCCGTCGCGGCACCGGGCGAGAACGCCTCGGCGGGCGGCGTCTGGGAGCTGCCCTCCGTGACGGCGTCCGGCGTCACGGCCATCACGCCGAAGTCCATCGGCCTGCCCGCCTCTTCACACCCGTACGCGTACGGAGCGGTCCTGGCCCGCTGA
- a CDS encoding Yip1 family protein has protein sequence MAGFRIGRGRDNRAPRPQQQPRQQPYGQQAPQGQQQPYGYPPAPPNPQQYGGGAPQYGGAGPQYGGGGPQPGRGGGQQWPQAGGGHGEPEYFGGPGDQGHAPQGGYDPYAANNPGHTQAFSIGEDPYNQGDTYRAGQAPAAPIGPRLHWKDLLRGIVLRPGPTFLQMRDYAMWAPAVVVTFLYGLLAIFGFDDARSDAINATLSAAVPYVLTTGVAITISAFVLGVVTHTLARQLGGDGAWQPTVGLSMLIMSLTDAPRVIVAMFFGGGQPFVQLLGWATWIAAGALLTTMVSKSHDLPWPKALGAASIQLLAILSIVKLGTF, from the coding sequence GTGGCTGGATTCAGGATCGGACGCGGCCGGGACAACCGCGCCCCGCGACCGCAACAACAACCGCGGCAGCAGCCGTACGGACAGCAGGCCCCCCAAGGGCAGCAGCAGCCGTACGGCTACCCACCCGCGCCGCCGAACCCGCAGCAGTACGGCGGCGGCGCACCCCAGTACGGCGGTGCCGGCCCCCAGTACGGAGGCGGTGGCCCGCAGCCCGGCAGAGGAGGCGGCCAGCAGTGGCCGCAGGCCGGCGGCGGTCACGGCGAGCCGGAGTACTTCGGCGGCCCGGGCGACCAGGGCCACGCCCCCCAGGGCGGCTACGACCCGTACGCGGCCAACAACCCCGGGCACACCCAGGCCTTCTCCATCGGCGAGGACCCCTACAACCAGGGCGACACCTACCGCGCGGGCCAGGCCCCCGCGGCGCCGATCGGACCGCGCCTGCACTGGAAGGACCTGCTGCGCGGCATCGTGCTGCGCCCGGGCCCGACCTTCCTCCAGATGCGGGACTACGCGATGTGGGCTCCGGCCGTCGTCGTCACGTTCCTCTACGGCCTGCTGGCGATCTTCGGCTTCGACGACGCCCGCTCCGACGCGATCAACGCCACGCTCTCGGCGGCGGTCCCGTACGTCCTCACCACCGGCGTCGCGATCACCATCAGCGCCTTCGTCCTCGGAGTGGTCACGCACACCCTGGCCCGCCAGCTCGGCGGTGACGGCGCCTGGCAGCCGACGGTCGGCCTCTCCATGCTGATCATGTCGCTGACGGACGCGCCGCGGGTGATCGTGGCGATGTTCTTCGGCGGCGGCCAGCCCTTCGTCCAGCTGCTCGGCTGGGCGACCTGGATCGCGGCGGGCGCGCTGCTGACGACCATGGTGAGCAAGTCCCACGACCTGCCGTGGCCGAAGGCGCTCGGCGCGGCCTCGATCCAGCTGTTGGCGATCCTGTCGATCGTCAAGCTGGGCACGTTCTAG
- a CDS encoding DUF262 domain-containing protein, translating to MASEVEIVEKFKSAQNALVIQASDLSLETVSQMAQTGAIDVSPQFQRRERWDVRRQSALIESFLLNVPVPPVYLSEDDYGSYSVIDGKQRITAIRDFMTDRFPLSPLDRFDEISGLKFSELPSQLQNSLTVRPYIRAITILRQSDRSTKYEVFHRLNSGGEPLNAQEIRNVIYRGALNDLIMELAEAPFLRRQLKIRDNKSSAYNLMTDAEFVLRYFVLAEEWQSFSGDYRHSMDAFMERNAGIKKSQIGSLRSQFKRALDSCEAVWGEYAFKRPDGQGWRDQMLAGMFDAQMVAVTLADERRIASMISRKSEVLQGTRALFTDPQFDNSVRVSTNTASRVQYRIDKVWDLVSSF from the coding sequence GTGGCGAGTGAAGTGGAAATTGTTGAAAAATTCAAATCCGCCCAGAATGCGCTCGTAATTCAGGCGTCCGATCTGTCGCTGGAGACAGTTTCTCAGATGGCGCAGACTGGAGCCATCGATGTATCTCCTCAGTTTCAAAGGCGTGAGCGTTGGGATGTTCGTCGCCAATCTGCGCTCATTGAATCCTTTTTGCTCAATGTGCCAGTTCCTCCCGTCTACCTGTCGGAGGACGATTATGGAAGCTACTCGGTGATCGACGGGAAGCAGCGCATTACAGCCATCCGTGATTTCATGACCGATCGATTCCCTCTAAGTCCTCTTGACAGGTTCGATGAAATTAGCGGGCTGAAATTCTCGGAACTTCCTAGTCAGCTTCAGAACTCACTCACCGTTCGCCCGTATATTCGCGCCATCACGATCCTTAGGCAATCCGACCGGTCGACTAAATACGAGGTATTCCATCGTCTGAACTCGGGTGGCGAGCCGCTCAATGCGCAAGAGATTAGAAACGTCATCTATCGGGGCGCACTGAATGATCTTATTATGGAGTTGGCGGAAGCCCCCTTCCTTCGCAGGCAGCTTAAGATCCGGGACAATAAATCGTCGGCCTATAATCTTATGACCGATGCCGAGTTCGTTCTTCGGTACTTTGTTCTTGCCGAGGAGTGGCAGAGCTTCTCTGGTGACTATCGCCATTCCATGGATGCCTTCATGGAGCGTAACGCTGGGATCAAGAAGAGCCAAATCGGTAGCTTGAGATCTCAGTTCAAAAGGGCTCTTGACTCTTGTGAAGCAGTCTGGGGAGAGTACGCTTTCAAGCGGCCAGACGGTCAGGGCTGGCGCGACCAGATGCTGGCAGGCATGTTCGACGCGCAAATGGTCGCTGTGACGCTGGCCGACGAACGGCGTATTGCCTCAATGATTTCAAGGAAGAGTGAGGTTCTGCAGGGTACGCGCGCTTTGTTCACGGATCCGCAGTTCGACAATTCTGTCAGGGTATCCACTAACACCGCTTCACGTGTGCAATATAGAATTGACAAGGTCTGGGACCTGGTCTCGTCCTTCTAG
- a CDS encoding FG-GAP-like repeat-containing protein, whose protein sequence is MRRAVTAAAVLTASVAATLSPVTSSAAAPYKGANTAAVQDDFNGDGYRDLAIGAPGAANGTVEEAGSVVVLYGSASSVSTTRRTVITQATTDIPGAAEESDLFGRTVSSADLDRDGYADLLVGAPGEDVDEAESRGSVTVVWGGPSGLKGGTTIAPPAKYGEGRTYCRFGMSIATGDMNGDGAPEVGIGSGCSPASYSGPFTRTGQAAARYLEWRKNARGVVMGDVNGDGRAERFYLAGPTDGDIRGPVTLDEGAPDSEDPSVNQGIELPDADGHAGQIGDINGDGYGDLVTGIGGDDSHFNAPTPAAHRGGEIQVLYGGAQGITAGQKPKVFHQGTAGVPGAAEWGDWFGQSLSVGDVDADGYADVLVGSPEEAVGSLASAGTAVLLHGSASGLTTAKAAGYSQNTGGVPGTAEAGDGFGAAVHLADLNKDGKAETVVGAPTENSDGCFWIARGSTSGPLLNGSVNLCGKAAGIAVRGMNGYFGAALSSPHVEN, encoded by the coding sequence TTGCGTAGAGCAGTCACGGCGGCCGCCGTGCTCACCGCTTCCGTCGCCGCCACCCTCAGCCCGGTGACGTCGTCTGCCGCCGCACCCTACAAGGGGGCCAACACGGCGGCCGTGCAGGACGACTTCAACGGTGACGGATACCGCGACCTGGCCATCGGAGCTCCGGGTGCCGCCAATGGGACGGTGGAGGAGGCCGGTTCGGTCGTCGTGCTCTATGGCTCCGCGTCCTCGGTGAGCACCACCCGCCGCACGGTCATCACCCAGGCGACCACCGACATCCCCGGCGCCGCCGAGGAGTCCGACCTTTTCGGGAGGACGGTGAGCAGCGCCGACCTGGACCGGGACGGTTATGCCGACCTGCTCGTCGGCGCCCCGGGCGAGGACGTCGACGAGGCCGAGTCGCGGGGCTCCGTGACCGTGGTGTGGGGCGGACCGAGCGGACTGAAGGGCGGCACGACCATCGCCCCTCCGGCCAAGTACGGGGAAGGCAGGACCTACTGTCGATTCGGCATGTCCATCGCCACCGGCGACATGAACGGTGACGGTGCCCCGGAGGTCGGCATCGGCTCCGGCTGCAGTCCCGCCTCCTACAGCGGCCCCTTCACCCGCACTGGCCAGGCCGCCGCCCGCTACCTGGAGTGGCGGAAGAACGCTCGTGGCGTGGTGATGGGGGATGTGAACGGCGACGGCAGGGCCGAGCGCTTCTACCTGGCCGGTCCCACCGATGGCGACATCCGGGGACCGGTGACCCTCGACGAGGGAGCCCCCGACTCCGAGGACCCGTCCGTCAACCAGGGCATCGAGCTGCCGGACGCCGACGGCCATGCGGGGCAGATCGGCGACATCAACGGCGACGGTTACGGCGACCTCGTCACCGGCATCGGGGGCGACGACTCCCACTTCAACGCACCCACCCCTGCGGCCCACCGTGGCGGCGAGATCCAGGTTCTCTATGGCGGTGCCCAAGGCATCACCGCCGGGCAGAAGCCGAAGGTCTTCCACCAAGGCACGGCGGGCGTCCCCGGCGCCGCAGAGTGGGGTGACTGGTTCGGCCAGTCCCTGAGCGTCGGTGACGTCGACGCCGACGGATACGCCGACGTCCTGGTCGGCTCGCCCGAGGAAGCGGTCGGGTCGCTCGCCTCGGCAGGCACCGCTGTCCTGCTGCACGGCTCCGCCTCCGGCCTGACGACGGCCAAGGCGGCCGGTTACAGCCAGAACACCGGGGGCGTACCCGGCACCGCGGAGGCCGGCGACGGGTTCGGCGCCGCCGTCCACCTCGCCGACCTGAACAAGGACGGCAAGGCGGAGACGGTCGTCGGCGCCCCCACGGAGAACTCCGACGGCTGCTTCTGGATCGCCCGCGGCTCGACGTCCGGCCCCCTCCTGAACGGCTCCGTCAACCTGTGTGGCAAGGCCGCCGGCATCGCCGTACGCGGCATGAATGGCTACTTCGGCGCCGCCCTGAGCAGCCCTCACGTGGAGAACTGA
- a CDS encoding FG-GAP repeat protein, with protein sequence MTQYVRTAARNKLMAAGALCAATALGLTGLTAGSAAAAPAKPRADYNGDGYADLAVGVPGATVGGQAKAGYVSVVWGGVNGLGGHGSTTVSQSTAGVPGTAEAGDEFGKAVDSNDMNGDGYADLVVGAPGEDMGTAANAGSVAVVWGSASGFKGGFTAVSGSDESRGFGRILTTGDFDKDGDKDIALNTHSDETSSLAMRPGPFTAGSPAALSRIDGWHFAGPTVVTSGDFDGDGGDDIALAYGGGESNGTRVLSRASGEWEPIWGTGETSRTALAAGDFDGDGTTDLAIGGVQPNPESEGPAACEDRLGGAVLTVYGKKGGKLGDGGDSCTTQSSPSVGGDAEADDNFGAHLASADVDRDGIDELIVGADTEAIGTAKSAGAYWVLASLGTGEAFVGPSFNQNSTDVAGTAEADDRLGAAVTTGDYNGDGYPDHAVGAPGEDGKGGVWYAPTPKDGPNPPVTSVTPGKLGLSGVTQYGAVLGR encoded by the coding sequence GTGACTCAGTACGTGCGCACGGCCGCGCGCAACAAGCTCATGGCGGCGGGCGCGCTGTGCGCCGCCACCGCCCTCGGCCTGACCGGCCTGACGGCGGGCAGCGCCGCCGCCGCCCCCGCGAAGCCGCGGGCCGACTACAACGGCGACGGCTACGCGGACCTCGCGGTCGGCGTGCCCGGCGCCACGGTCGGCGGCCAGGCCAAGGCCGGTTACGTCAGCGTGGTCTGGGGCGGCGTGAACGGCCTCGGCGGCCACGGCTCGACGACGGTCAGCCAGTCCACCGCGGGCGTGCCCGGCACGGCCGAGGCGGGCGACGAGTTCGGCAAGGCCGTCGACTCGAACGACATGAACGGCGACGGCTACGCCGACCTGGTCGTCGGCGCCCCCGGCGAGGACATGGGCACCGCCGCGAACGCGGGCAGCGTCGCGGTCGTGTGGGGCTCCGCGAGCGGCTTCAAGGGCGGCTTCACCGCGGTCTCCGGGAGCGACGAGTCCCGCGGCTTCGGCAGAATCCTCACCACCGGCGACTTCGACAAGGACGGCGACAAGGACATCGCCCTCAATACGCACAGCGACGAGACGAGTTCGCTCGCGATGCGGCCGGGACCCTTCACCGCGGGCTCGCCCGCCGCGTTGTCCCGGATCGACGGCTGGCACTTCGCTGGCCCGACCGTCGTCACCAGCGGCGACTTCGACGGTGACGGCGGGGACGACATCGCCCTGGCATACGGCGGCGGGGAGTCCAACGGCACCAGGGTGCTCAGCCGGGCGTCCGGCGAGTGGGAGCCGATCTGGGGCACCGGTGAGACCAGCCGCACCGCTCTGGCCGCCGGTGACTTCGACGGCGACGGCACCACCGACCTGGCCATCGGCGGTGTCCAGCCCAACCCTGAGTCCGAGGGCCCCGCCGCCTGCGAGGACCGGCTCGGCGGCGCCGTCCTCACCGTGTACGGCAAGAAGGGCGGCAAGCTCGGTGACGGCGGTGACTCCTGCACCACGCAGAGCAGCCCGTCGGTCGGCGGTGACGCGGAGGCCGACGACAACTTCGGCGCCCACCTGGCATCAGCCGACGTCGACCGGGACGGCATCGACGAGCTGATCGTCGGCGCCGACACGGAGGCGATCGGCACCGCCAAGAGCGCGGGCGCCTACTGGGTCCTCGCCTCGCTCGGCACCGGTGAGGCGTTCGTGGGCCCCTCCTTCAACCAGAACTCCACCGACGTGGCGGGCACCGCCGAGGCCGACGACCGCCTCGGCGCGGCCGTCACCACCGGCGACTACAACGGTGACGGCTACCCGGACCACGCGGTCGGCGCGCCGGGCGAGGACGGCAAGGGCGGCGTCTGGTACGCCCCGACCCCCAAGGACGGCCCGAACCCGCCGGTCACCTCGGTGACGCCGGGCAAGCTGGGACTCTCGGGTGTCACGCAGTACGGGGCCGTGCTGGGCCGGTAG
- a CDS encoding phosphoribosyltransferase — translation MSDVRENLTYEKFGGAVRELAQTIADDGYQPDVIISIARGGVFVAGGLAYALDCKNIHLVNVEFYTGVGTTLEMPVMLAPVPNVIDFTDKKVLIADDVADTGKTLKLVHDFCLDHVAEVRSAVIYEKSHSLVKCEYVWKRTDEWINFPWSVEPPVVKRAGQVLDA, via the coding sequence ATGAGTGACGTACGCGAGAACCTTACGTACGAGAAGTTCGGCGGCGCCGTGCGCGAGCTCGCGCAGACCATCGCCGATGACGGGTACCAGCCGGATGTCATCATCTCCATCGCGCGCGGCGGTGTCTTCGTCGCCGGCGGGCTCGCGTACGCGCTCGACTGCAAGAACATCCACCTCGTGAACGTGGAGTTCTACACGGGCGTCGGGACCACGCTCGAGATGCCCGTCATGCTCGCGCCCGTGCCCAACGTCATCGACTTCACCGACAAGAAGGTGCTGATCGCCGATGACGTCGCCGACACCGGCAAGACGCTGAAGCTCGTGCACGACTTCTGTCTCGACCATGTCGCCGAGGTGCGGTCCGCCGTCATCTATGAGAAGTCGCACTCGCTCGTGAAGTGCGAGTACGTGTGGAAGCGCACCGATGAGTGGATCAACTTCCCGTGGAGCGTCGAGCCGCCCGTAGTGAAGCGGGCCGGTCAGGTTCTCGACGCCTGA
- a CDS encoding helix-turn-helix domain-containing protein has product MANDDLGRTLRRLRRLASLTQEDLAERSGVCVDVIRQLEQRRKHSARLPTLHALANGLGVELTTLLGDPPAVSSTGENDGPRFVAVRRAIMPALGGPEPQSPGPGFSLAVLREQVAEGWTQYHAAEFDTVMKALPDMISDARAATVLGDGDGDAQGAGFAALGKALQLAGHVAVRMGKTDLALISLERAIDAADRCGDPLLRPIVVNSVAWTYQRQGRLDDALSIALHAADATADGGHTNTADGLKVWGALTMSAATSAARSNDYERAAALMAHAEEEAARVAKLPPGSDSRMVSVFSPSSVRIERVRLAVQYGHPQEALALAKGMRLGKEVPASWRTWLLLDVARAHTDLGDAAGAVKALESLHRVAPTWMQHHTLAVAIVRDLWALPNHPPGLRPLAESLGVAE; this is encoded by the coding sequence GTGGCGAACGATGACTTGGGGCGGACTCTCCGGCGCCTGCGCCGTCTGGCCTCATTGACACAGGAGGACTTGGCCGAGCGCTCGGGCGTGTGCGTGGATGTGATCCGGCAGCTTGAGCAGCGGCGGAAGCATTCGGCGCGTCTGCCCACGCTGCACGCGTTGGCGAATGGTCTCGGCGTGGAACTGACGACGCTGCTTGGAGACCCACCTGCCGTCTCCTCCACCGGGGAGAACGACGGGCCACGCTTCGTGGCGGTGCGGCGCGCCATCATGCCTGCGCTCGGGGGCCCGGAGCCGCAGTCGCCTGGGCCCGGCTTCTCGCTCGCTGTCCTGCGCGAGCAGGTCGCGGAGGGCTGGACTCAGTACCACGCGGCCGAGTTCGACACGGTGATGAAGGCGCTGCCCGACATGATCTCGGATGCGCGCGCGGCCACCGTCCTGGGCGACGGCGACGGTGATGCCCAGGGTGCCGGTTTCGCGGCGCTGGGCAAGGCACTGCAGCTCGCTGGGCACGTCGCCGTACGGATGGGAAAGACCGACCTCGCTTTGATCAGCCTGGAGCGGGCCATCGACGCAGCGGATCGCTGCGGTGATCCCTTGCTGCGTCCCATAGTCGTCAACTCCGTTGCGTGGACGTATCAGCGGCAGGGCCGGCTCGACGATGCCCTGAGCATTGCCCTGCATGCCGCGGATGCCACCGCGGACGGTGGCCACACGAACACCGCCGACGGCCTGAAGGTCTGGGGTGCGCTGACCATGTCCGCGGCCACATCGGCCGCGCGCAGCAACGACTACGAGCGGGCAGCCGCCTTGATGGCGCACGCCGAGGAAGAGGCCGCCCGTGTGGCCAAGCTGCCGCCTGGCAGCGACAGCCGCATGGTCAGCGTGTTCAGCCCGTCATCGGTACGCATCGAGCGCGTCCGGCTGGCCGTGCAGTACGGCCACCCGCAGGAAGCCTTGGCGCTGGCCAAGGGCATGCGCCTGGGCAAGGAAGTGCCCGCCTCTTGGAGGACGTGGCTGCTGTTGGATGTGGCCCGGGCGCACACCGACCTCGGCGACGCGGCCGGCGCGGTGAAGGCCCTGGAGTCACTGCACCGCGTGGCGCCCACGTGGATGCAGCACCACACCTTGGCCGTGGCCATCGTGCGTGACCTGTGGGCGCTCCCCAACCACCCGCCGGGTCTACGGCCCTTGGCGGAATCCCTGGGAGTCGCCGAATAG
- a CDS encoding FG-GAP repeat protein: MSGGLLAATAGTASAAPAGATQPDADFNGDGAADLATSASGAHVAGKDRAGQVTVTYGGAERHHTTYSQDSPGVPGSAEKGDGFGVDSAYGDFNRDGYDDLAVAAMGEDVGSDVDGGTVQILWGSKNGLSGGTTLKDPRPTKHDFFGGPIQAGDFDGDGKDDLAIGSRSGAATIDVYEGGFTRAGGTGKHYTVTPPIHSGEGAGPFNLHSGDINGDGKDDLIVDGYSVAGGDNANLWLPGSANGVTTTGVQRLPGGVITDVGDTNSDGYGDIVIGMTWDDGIDGAHKGGTVYVVKGKSTGPYGGSQVITQDTEGVPGAGEKGDSFGNELDLGDINGDGHLDLVVGTPGEDLDGVSDAGSVTVIYGATDGSGLSTAGSVLLSQNTPGVPNSNETNDFFGSDVHIDDLDDDGRGDIAVGAAGENSDNGALYLLDSKADGTLSGGAGVYTSTVGISAKGTPNFGYNFAD, encoded by the coding sequence ATGTCCGGCGGACTGCTCGCCGCCACGGCGGGCACCGCCTCGGCCGCGCCCGCCGGCGCCACCCAGCCCGACGCCGACTTCAACGGCGACGGCGCCGCCGACCTCGCCACCTCCGCCTCGGGCGCCCACGTCGCCGGCAAGGACCGGGCGGGCCAGGTCACCGTGACGTACGGCGGCGCCGAGCGGCACCACACCACGTACAGCCAGGACAGCCCCGGCGTGCCCGGCTCCGCCGAGAAGGGTGACGGCTTCGGCGTCGACAGCGCGTACGGCGACTTCAACCGCGACGGGTACGACGACCTCGCGGTGGCCGCGATGGGCGAGGACGTCGGCTCCGACGTCGACGGCGGCACCGTACAGATCCTGTGGGGCTCGAAGAACGGCCTGTCCGGCGGCACCACGCTGAAGGACCCGCGCCCCACCAAGCACGACTTCTTCGGCGGTCCCATCCAGGCGGGCGACTTCGACGGCGACGGCAAGGACGACCTCGCCATCGGCTCCCGCTCGGGCGCGGCCACCATCGACGTGTACGAGGGCGGCTTCACCCGCGCCGGCGGCACCGGCAAGCACTACACCGTCACGCCGCCCATCCACAGCGGTGAGGGCGCGGGCCCGTTCAACCTGCACTCCGGTGACATCAACGGCGACGGCAAGGACGACCTGATCGTCGACGGCTACTCCGTCGCCGGCGGCGACAACGCGAACCTCTGGCTGCCCGGCAGCGCGAACGGCGTCACCACGACCGGCGTTCAGCGGCTCCCCGGCGGCGTCATCACCGACGTGGGCGACACGAACAGCGACGGGTACGGCGACATCGTCATCGGCATGACGTGGGACGACGGCATCGACGGCGCCCACAAGGGCGGCACCGTCTACGTCGTCAAGGGCAAGTCCACCGGCCCCTACGGCGGCAGCCAGGTGATCACCCAGGACACCGAGGGCGTGCCCGGCGCGGGCGAGAAGGGCGACTCGTTCGGCAACGAGCTGGACCTCGGCGACATCAACGGCGACGGCCACCTCGACCTCGTCGTGGGCACCCCCGGCGAGGACCTGGACGGTGTCTCCGACGCGGGTTCCGTCACCGTCATCTACGGCGCCACGGACGGCTCCGGCCTCTCCACGGCGGGCTCCGTCCTGCTCAGCCAGAACACCCCGGGCGTCCCGAACTCCAACGAGACGAACGACTTCTTCGGCTCGGACGTCCACATCGACGACCTCGACGACGACGGCCGCGGCGACATCGCGGTGGGCGCGGCCGGCGAGAATTCCGACAACGGCGCCCTCTACCTCCTGGACTCCAAGGCGGACGGCACGCTGTCCGGCGGGGCGGGCGTCTACACCTCCACGGTGGGCATCTCCGCCAAGGGCACCCCGAACTTCGGCTACAACTTCGCGGACTGA